GCGTTGGCTTCGCTTGGCTCCATGCATTTTCTGCCGCAGCTTTTAAGAAGCTCTCTTGATCGACCCTTTTTTGAATTTGTCTTTGCTAATTCGTGCAACACCTAACTGCATACGTCCATTGACATGCTTATTGATTAGTGCTTGGTCAAGGACATTTTGGCCGTCATTCTCCCTCCGATAAGTCTTAATTTAAGCAAGAAATCATTGGATTCTTGCGATGCTTATTGATTCGGTACTCGTTACCGGCGTAGTTTCGACACTTCTTGTCCTGCCAATAATGCCTCTTTGGACACGACTTCAGAGGCGGGATGCAGTATTTGTGTGGAAACCGCACATCGACATATTGAGACAGATTTGGAATTCATACAGAACAGTAAAATATAAGTTGCAAAGGAGAATGTCGATAGGATGAATACCGTATTCTTAAGGAATCGATCTTTCGAATAAAAGGTTCAATCACCTCAACAACGACAAGATATAGTTACATTTGTAATATATTCAAACAATATAATACTAGTTTTCTTAAATAAACTGTTAGAAGAAGACGCATGTCatacgaggaagatgaacatgAGCCAACAATCCAACGTGGTCACTTTTACACTTCAGATGTTAAAAGTAGAACACCAACTGAACAAGCTGATCTGCCGTTCTGGAGTAACTTACGATCGTCGAAAAAGTTCTTTGCGAACTGTTGGAAAAAGCTCCACGAGCATAGTTCCAAAAGTTGACCATCGGGACAGGGCTCTGCACAGTTTGAGGAAAGAGACGATCAGTGAAAAGCTCGATCCCACCAAGAAATTTCGTTCAACGACCCCGTCTAAGTTGTACTGCAAGGCACAGTAATAATTCgggaaaagaagataaaatatgGGGATCGACCAACTAATCTTCAAAAACccttctttgaattggctaatCCTCCTCTAACTAGTCAATGTTACGGCATGATTACAAGCATCGATCGAAGCTTATGTCCTAAGAAGGATTAATCCTCGAGATGTGTTCCCTTGATTTATCATCGTGCACgtgagaaagggaaaagagttCTTCGCCATTATTAGCTCCACCTCTCTTTCTATCGAATTCTTACGTGCAAGCGTGCTAAGACGTGACATTTTTGTACATTACCCTTGTTTGCCCACAAATAATTATTAGCCACTcgtctcaacttttttttattttttccctgaaaatagaaaagaaaatgagggaaaatAGAAACGGGGACAAAGAGAAGATAACTCCATATTCTTTCAACGCGcgtgggaacaaaaaagaaaattttgtttcttcttttccccaagTTTCGGCACGCTAGGCTCTAAGCTCAAGAAGATGCCACATACACCAAACACGCCATAATCCAAACCGGCAAAATCTATTCGCCCGGAAAATGATAATTTACTTACCTAACTTAGGGATGCCGAGAGCCCACCAACCAATCATCCACCAACACATGTGACGAGGGGCCATGCATGGAGATGATGATCCGGGGGGTCGATTTTAGAACGTTTTCATGTGGGCGGGGGAAAAGGTCTTGTGGGGATGTAAGATACAAAAAGGGGGTCGGCTCCTTTTGTTTGATGCATCGTTTGTGGAGTAAATGATGATCGCTTGATTTTGAAGTAAAGAAAAGCCGAAGACCCGAAGGCCGGACCACGCTCATTAGTCATTCGATAATTCCCACTTTCCCGAATTAATTAAACACTCTCGATTTGTACTTGCCATTTGATTCCTTGGACCCGAGATTTGGAATCCACAAGGTTTTTGGTCTACGAAATCCGCGGCAAGGATGAGCTTTGGTTCAACGGCTTGCATCCTTTCTGATTTCTCTTGGAACTTACGGTTCCTCCGACGGCCCCTCGGAAGTCCTTGCGCTGGAACATACGTCGCCGACAAAGCTAGTTCTTCGGTGTATTGATGCAAATGGTCCGTTGTATACACTATTACCACCGGTTAAGGAACAATACCTCGACTCACTTGGCGACAACGCCTAAAAATCCAACGTTTGCCGAATTACACTAGCTGCCCACCAATTTGAATGTCACCGGACAAACATGTGTAGGGAGAGAACTTTCACGGAGATCATATTTCTCGCGCAATAATGACTGTACGGATGGGCGGTAAAAAGCTTGTAAAAGCCTATGATGATGGGCGCGGGGGAGGTTTGGAGAAGACGGGGAAGCGTGGATGATTCCGCCTAGAAAAAACATGCTATGTTGAGTGCGAGATGATGGGGTCGACCATGATGAGCCAACGTGTGCGGTTCCACAAGACTTGTGTCTCTGACCATAGGTTTCATGTGGTTTTAAGGTACAACTGATTTGAAATGATGACCATACGAGACGTTGCGGTTAGGAAAATTGACCAATCGACAAGGAAATCGAACCAAGCAAATCGACTAAATTTCATTTGAATCCTCCAACCGCCACGCCGTTAAAAACTTAGGAGATAGCTTTTGATAGGCTCGATTACATATCTCACAAAAGAGTCATAGCAGATTTTACTTGACCaacctttaatttttcttttatagaaaACCTACTTCCATGGTTACATTAACATAGTAAAACGGCACTAAATTATTTGGGAGGCCATTTAGGGAAAGCACGTTACTCGGCGAAGATATGCTGATGCGCACTTGTGGAATGGCATTGAAACTGTGGCGTGGAGACCGCGTGCGACATGCGAAGACCACGTCGGACTTGgggaataataataaataaatgaacgaaCAATCTCAAAAGTAGGAAAAAGACATAACGAGAGAGAAAAAACCCAGAGACGTACACCACGGGATTTTAAAATGGCTGCAAGAACAAGGTCTTCCACGTTAGTCCGACCTGTAAAACAGTGAAATTATTCAAAAGGGCAAAAGCCAGAAAGTCCTAATTTTTCTACCTAATTGTCACTTAATTTGTTTGCTTGATTCTTGGTGCTCAAATGATACGTTTAGGGTAAGTATCAACTGGTGTTGACCACATTTTGACTTGTCTTGCTATTATAACAACCTATTCCATGCGGAGTGGTGAATCTTTTACCCCCGCAAACTATCTCTGATAGATATCTCGACATATTTTGACCGGGATGCTTGCCTCATTTACCTGGATTGATGATCGAAACGTGGTTGACACACCAACGGGAACACCAAGCGAGAAGAAAGGATCTTCATCCATGTCAAAGGAAGgagatatttgaaaatttagtaTAACAAATTGATGAAACTTATCGTGCGATACGCTTATTATGCACGAGGAGTTACCAATCTTGCAGAAGAGGTAAGTATAGGTCAGATATGGCAAACAAATTGTAATTTTGAGACCTTCTTATGAATGGGGAAAATTTACTAAAAGAGTCTTGAATATATTGTatgatgccaatttagtcttaaacttttcaatttgatcaatttattctaaacattttgatgatttgccttACGTGGATCCCAGGCAACCAACACAGTACGATCGGTGTTGACTagacaatttttgcatttttttaattttcaaactttctttttgaaaatgaaacttaaaaatacaaaaattaccCAAATTAGAGCCAGAAAAAAGGTTAATAACTAGCTGGTactcaatttttgaaaacttAACTTTATCAATGTAACTTGTCGAATAGGATTGATGTTTCactttctaatatttttaactTGACACATTACAATTGAGAAAAGAAGATGCGTCCTGCTTGAAGGAGTGAGTAAGGGTCAATGAACTAAATGAAACGGCTAGATTTTCTCGCCTTGCTAGTtggaagaaatttcaaattatacTTCTGATTGATTGGAGGATTACAAATTTCGGTTATGCAACTTaagtatatatattatttgtgCGTGAAGTTTGTGTTGAGAATACACAATCATATAGCTATCGGAGGAAACATAAGCCAATAAATGATAGAGGAAAATATGAATCCAAATTAAATTCGAAATCACAAGTCTCTTCCAAATTAAGATTCGCAAAACAACTTATGACACGTGTGGAGCATGACAtgacaataatttatttgattgagtcGAAACAAAAAAGGTTGAACATAACTGATGCATCATGTTATATTCGAGTGAGatgattgttatgatttaaCAACTTGAAGACGATGGGAGCGAATAGAAATGTGGGGGAAAGGTCAAATACGTTGAATGACATGGTCAAAAGTAATGACGAATAAATGTAgttcggagagagagagagagagaggctagaAACGCCATTTCCTGACTTTATCAAAATGATTTGACATAATTATACACATTGCTTGTGAATGAAAACAGGGTTTAATCACGAATCGACCGTTTTGTGTCATGTTCAGATATCTTGTCGTAATTTCTGATCGCTGTCATGTTCTCGTGTCATGTCGAGAAATTATCATCTCCGGTCAAACCAGAAGGTGAGTTGGctggctagagagagagagagagagaaattaatcaaaattttgaccGGCCGGTTTAACTTTTTAACAGGGAACCGCGGGCATCTTGGGCCTCACGTGACTGCCATCACAAAGCCCAAGATGCacccccaccaccacccacACCACCACCCTCCTCCTCAGTGGTGGTGCAGTGGCGAAGCCCCCAGAGGGCCGGGCCCACCGGCAGGCGTGCCACGTGTCGGCCTCCGGAGGCGGCCTCCTGGATGCGGCGGGGGGGCGTGTGGTGGGGTCGACGCCGGAATCCTCGGCTCCGGCGACCGACCCTCCCGCCGGCCACCTCGGGCCCTACCCTTTTATACATGGCTGGAAAAAGCCTGTTTTCCATATAAAAGAGCGAAAATCAAATAGCGccgagaaaaaaaagaggaaataaaatttaaaaaaaaaaaaagatattgcgAATTCCGATTTCGGCTGTTGGACTTGGATCCTATAAAACAGCGATTCCGTAGTTTCCcacttccctctctctcaccgCAACCGCAACAAGAACTCCTACAGCAACTACAGCGACGACAGCAACAGCTATCAAACTCCCCACCCCAAAACCCTCCCTCCCTGCTTCCGCCATAAAAGCACTCCCTCCCCCAGCTTCTCCCCCTTGAGGCCTTCACCTTCTCGATCCGGCatttctccttttcctctccCGCGAGGTCCCTTATAGGAAAAAGCTTGAGCAGGCCCTCCATCGATTCTTGAGGGAACAAATTTATTGGCTTTggctttccttcttttcttgcaTCCCCATCAATTTTCCAGGAAAATCCAGACCACCTGCCTCGAGTTGAAACCTCCCCTTCCTGCTCTTAGATCCTCGGTATATATAGAGGGTCTCTCCCCGTTCTTCCGATCAGCGAGTCCAAGATTCACTAccccctcctcttccttctctctcgccTTTCCTTTTCGTTTCGTGTTTCTGGGTCGCGCCTTTCGTATCTCCATAGATGCGAGCTTTGGGACTCTGAGTGATAgccgaagagagagaaaagagagagagcaaaagatGGACGACTGTTTCTTCAACCCAGTGAAGTACACCGAGCACCGAACCGTCACGAGGAAGCTGACCAGAGCCGCGCGCAAGAGCTTTCCGCCGGCGCCCACCCGGGTCGTCCGGATATCCGTCACCGACCCGGACGCCACCGACTCCGACAGCAGCGACGACGAGGCCGCCGGCGACCCCTTCTTCTTTCCCCGCCGGCGCGTCAAGCGCTACGTGCACGAGATCAGCGTCGAGCCGGCCtcgcgcggcggcggcgcgctGCAGGCGGCCTCGATCTCTCGCaagaggccgagcctcgcggaCCCGCAAGTCCCGAGGAGGCCGCTGAAGGCGGCGGCGATGGAGGCGGCGACGGGCTCCGGGCGGAAGTTCCGGGGCGTGAGGCAGCGCCCTTGGGGCAAATGGGCGGCGGAGATTCGGGACCCGGCGCGTCGCGTGCGGCTGTGGCTGGGTACCTACGACACCGCCGAGGAGGCAGCCATGGTGTACGACAACGCTGCAATAAAGTTGCGCGGGCCCGACGCCCTCACCAACTTCGCAACCCCATTGAAAGAAGCGGCCGTCACGGACGATGTCGACGCGGACATCGAAGAAGTCGCCGCCGAGGACAACATCAACACCGCGGCGTGCGGCTACGACTCCGGCGACGACTCGCGCAACCTCTCATCCCCGACGTCGGTCCTCCACTTCCGGACGCAGTCCGGGGAGGAGGCCGAGCCGGCNNNNNNNNNNNNNNNNNNNNNNNNNNNNNNNNNNNNNNNNNNNNNNNNNNNNNNNNNNNNNNNNNNNNNNNNNNNNNNNNNNNNNNNNNNNNNNNNNNNNtccatggacaattttgctgcgaacacttagctcttacaaaggccttagtgtttctaatgaagtcaatgttcctccgtgcagcaatggagttcttcaagtatagcttccctaaattgttttgcatcttgaaatttcatacctaccgacaaagtaggagaggcaacggatggatcataagaaggaaacttacttttccttctccttgtaTGCAcaactccttcatcttcttcaagctcatcctgGAAGTAACATTCTCAaggctttcttcataatcagtcTCTCACCAATGGCAACAAGCATCTACGGGGCCTTCGGCTCTATTTGGAACTTCATCAGCTACATGCAAAGCTGCaaatttatttgtcaaaaaaatcccTTTGCCTTTTCTTGACTGTACAAGCTCCTCGTCGTCGTTATCACTTGTGAAATTTGCAGTAGGCaacccttcatcatcatcatcacttgattcagctacttcccaatctaatccagtgattgtgacatcacctatgtcatcatcactatGGTGAACTGCATCTGCGCTCCTCTCCTCTCCATCATGTCTATCCCGCCTTTCTTCGACCCTAACCTCGtactaccttgaataccatTTCCTTCTTGTTCTATTTGGGcactttcttcatcatcatcttcatcctcactttcattgtactcaacatatatttttacctcttcaccatgaagataatggtatagaatATCCCTAAAGCCGTTATCGTTTTCTAAGGTTCGCAAACCATCTCTTAAACCTTTCCCGGAATACAATACAAGAACTTCCgaactttacaaggcaaataagttagtatatccctaacaaatcctatataagatgccttcttaaTGTCGACAAAAatggtgccctcatttccaccctcatactcccactcatcctccccaattaCAAATTCCCCAAAGATAGCAAACTATGATAGCGACATAATCCTTGGCATGAGCCATTTCTGCACCAACAACAAGACAAAGAATAATTAGTTTTGGGACCACATCCACAAAGAACAGTAGACAATCGCACAAGGGAGTCCCCCCACTCTCATAGACTTTATTAAACAGTCCCCACACCGACAATATGCCCATATATGACAGCCAAAAAGAGGTCGAcactttaataatttaccttccTTCCTCtacaatattaataaaaaacagAGGCCCCCACACCGAGAATATGCCCCTTCATGACAGCTAAGAGGTCGccactttaattatttgccttGCCTTCCATTCCTTAAAATATAAACCAAAAACAGAGGTCCCCACAACAAGCACAGCCCAAGCAATTTTGTCTACTATCTTTTGCTGAACTAAACCTGCGATATGAGAATGTACATCCacttaatcaaatctatttttcctgtgaaaacacatagaatttcattaaatcAAGCTTGATGTAAAATTATAGGGTAAAAGTTCTGTTTCTCATCCAACCAAGAGGAGAAATCATACCCTAATCTATAATGTTTGGCCATTAATATATTGTGTCAAGAGGTCATTACACAATCCAAGCCCTAAATTTATCCATTGCACAGAGACTAATACTACATGTCAAAAGAGCTCATAGtttataaactttaaaatgaGGTACTTACATGTGGTTTCAAATTTGTCCCTTGCGGGTAAATGAACTTATATAAagtatcaaaacaaattttgcactcCTCAATGCCCTGCATATATGTTGACTATCCGATTAGAAACAACAATCAGAAAGAAGACTAAAAGAACGAAAAGATCGgaatcaaaggaacaaaaagcaGATTGATAGCAAAGTTGCGTGCTCTTTGCAGAGAACTTAAAGGCCATTATTCCAGCCACCTGATTCAATAACTTTTCACTCAAACACATTAGTTCCTAGTTCCACATTAGTCAA
This region of Eucalyptus grandis isolate ANBG69807.140 chromosome 8, ASM1654582v1, whole genome shotgun sequence genomic DNA includes:
- the LOC104424467 gene encoding ethylene-responsive transcription factor CRF4; translation: MDDCFFNPVKYTEHRTVTRKLTRAARKSFPPAPTRVVRISVTDPDATDSDSSDDEAAGDPFFFPRRRVKRYVHEISVEPASRGGGALQAASISRKRPSLADPQVPRRPLKAAAMEAATGSGRKFRGVRQRPWGKWAAEIRDPARRVRLWLGTYDTAEEAAMVYDNAAIKLRGPDALTNFATPLKEAAVTDDVDADIEEVAAEDNINTAACGYDSGDDSRNLSSPTSVLHFRTQSGEEAEPGTHRTAGNRGVNPGEVRKKPPPTHPGQDIMQHFSLPASQGLRNWDLLRGVQQPYHPRCNNGWYDVAYLYKRSTLFTSNLAGYPVYIFVD